The proteins below are encoded in one region of Ostrea edulis chromosome 3, xbOstEdul1.1, whole genome shotgun sequence:
- the LOC125675128 gene encoding meiosis-specific nuclear structural protein 1-like: MNDAISDLRKRGKKKSKIEQLLLVDHSNIYFENDRLAERLAKFVDELHKDRHRQEMLRNVEIQELQREIESLQSMKAASSAQTKKFLQSLENYSGTSAIPKPTKKVRPHTTGSYFKKSRAKSEERGPVEKEKIRTRARSASKQEDSGSENEFERATKREKRAAADDTKTGEQSEGGKKKLKYPEDWYTTVLPASDNCLKKIRQQYRREQTAPTFSLSRKSKKKSEKSKDSAKPHPSTAIGQRGQSREKTEEMKQRSLVNTAQGRKHSTGTVGSKSEMEEQMESKSRIKLLCQQKAKPVLMSLRQMRELTGMDGNNDSMPNKRQEKLDQQIQATKVKFLSLSQRVKTFVKELDAKIAQDLEDTKPKELESHHNDMYAGIMPPDQIQVPS, translated from the coding sequence ATGAACGATGCAATATCGGATTTAAGGAAACGCGGAAAaaagaaaagtaaaatagaGCAGCTTCTCTTGGTGGACCACAgtaacatttattttgaaaatgatcgTCTGGCAGAACGTCTCGCTAAGTTTGTGGACGAACTTCACAAGGACAGACACAGGCAGGAAATGCTTAGAAATGTCGAGATTCAGGAACTTCAGCGTGAAATCGAGAGTCTACAGTCTATGAAAGCAGCCTCGTCTGCACAGACGAAAAAGTTTTTGCAAtctcttgaaaactattcaggGACAAGTGCAATACCTAAACCTACAAAGAAAGTAAGACCTCACACAACCGGAAGTTACTTTAAAAAGTCACGCGCTAAATCCGAAGAGCGGGGACCggttgaaaaagaaaagatacGAACAAGGGCGCGCAGTGCGAGCAAACAGGAGGATTCTGGGAGTGAAAACGAATTCGAAAGAGCAACGAAACGCGAAAAACGTGCAGCTGCAGACGACACAAAAACTGGGGAGCAATCAGAAGGCGGGAAAAAGAAACTGAAATATCCCGAGGACTGGTATACTACAGTGCTTCCAGCCTCTGACAATTGCTTAAAGAAAATTCGCCAGCAATACAGGAGAGAACAAACTGCTCCGACATTTTCTCTCTCAAGAAAGTCAAAGAAAAAGTCGGAGAAATCAAAAGACAGTGCCAAACCTCATCCTAGTACGGCTATCGGACAACGTGGCCAAAGTCGAGAAAAGACAGAGGAAATGAAACAGAGATCGCTCGTAAATACTGCGCAAGGCCGGAAGCATTCTACCGGGACGGTAGGAAGCAAATCCGAGATGGAGGAACAAATGGAGTCGAAATCTCGAATCAAGCTGCTTTGCCAGCAGAAGGCAAAACCGGTGTTGATGTCCTTAagacaaatgagagagttaacAGGCATGGATGGAAACAATGACTCCATGCCGAACAAACGTCAGGAAAAGTTAGATCAACAGATACAGGCCACTAAAGTCAAATTTCTTTCATTGTCACAGAGGGTTAAGACTTTTGTGAAAGAATTGGACGCCAAAATTGCTCAAGATTTAGAAGACACTAAACCTAAGGAACTTGAATCTCATCACAATGACATGTACGCCGGGATAATGCCTCCGGACCAGATACAAGTACCATCTTAG